In Parerythrobacter aestuarii, the sequence ATGGTAACAAGAGTCGGTATCTCGGCAAGGGAGTGCTGAAAGCGGTGGAGGCCGTCAACTCCACCATTTCTGACACTCTGCTGGGTCTCGATGCGGAGGATCAACGCGACATCGACGGTGTCCTGATAGACCTTGATGGTACTGACAACAAGGCCAAGCTCGGTGCCAATGCGATCCTCGGTACGAGTCTCGCGATAGCGAAGGCGGCAGCAGCGGCGCGAGGGATGCCATTGTGGGCCTATGTCGGTGGTGTCTCCGCTCACGTCCTGCCGGTCCCGATGATGAACATTGTCAACGGCGGCGAGCATGCCGACAATCCCATCGACATCCAGGAATTCATGGTCATGCCGGTTGGCGCAAGCTCGATTGCCGAGGCGGTGCGTTGGGGATCCGAGATCTTCCACACGCTCAAGAAGGGCCTCTCGGCCAAGGGCCTGTCGACTTCGGTCGGCGACGAAGGCGGCTTTGCGCCTGACCTCTCCAGCACCCGCGATGCGCTGGATTTTATCATGCAGTCGATCGAGGCAGCCGGGTTCAAGCCCGGTGAAGAGGTCGCGCTGGCGCTCGATTGCGCTTCGACCGAGTTCTTCAAGGGCGGCAAGTACGAGGTTTCGGGCGAAGGCCTGTCGCTTTCGGGCGGCGAAATGGCCGAATATCTCGCCAGGCTGTGTGCCGACTACCCGATCCGTTCGATCGAGGACGGCATGGCCGAAGACGACTTCGAAGGCTGGAAGGCGCTAACCGACCTGATCGGCGACAAGGTCCAGTTGGTCGGCGATGACCTGTTTGTGACCAATCCGGCGCGCCTTGCCATGGGCATCGAGAAGGGGCTTGCCAATTCACTGTTGGTAAAAGTCAACCAGATCGGCACGCTTAGCGAAACACTGGAAGCCGTCGAGATGGCTCACCGCGCTGGATATACCAGCGTGATGAGCCACCGCTCCGGTGAAACCGAAGACGCGACCATTGCCGATCTCGCGGTCGCCACCAACTGCGGCCAGATCAAGACAGGCTCGCTCGCTCGCTCCGACCGGCTCGCCAAATACAACCAGTTGATCCGGATTGAAGAAGAGCTTGGTGCCAGCGCACAATACGCCGGCGCAGCGTGTTTCGGTCGCCTCGCTGGCTAGGCGCGCTAGCCGACTTCTTCCCTCAGACGCGTTATCGCAACGTCCAGATGGGCGGCGGCGATATGCGCCCCCAGCTTGTCTAGCGTTCGGAGATTGGCTTCGAGGTTGTTCGCGACTTCCAATCGAGTATTGCTCCGCCGTTCAGCGGAGGCGTCGGGAGCGATCTTTCCCATTGCTGTCCTCTTTGTTTCATTCTGCTGACCCGCTGCGCTCTTTGGCGAGAGAGCGCGCATCAATCCATGGAGGATGGATCGGATACGGAGCTATCTTGGCAGTACCGCCGATGGACGGCATAGTCCCGCCAGCATGGGAGGGTATATGGAAGCGTTTCCGTCACAACCGGAAGCTGTTTCAGCGGAGTGGCTTAGCGATGTGCTGGGCTTCCAGGTCGAGCATGTCCGGTGGGAGCCGATCGGGACCGGCCAGGTAGGTGACAGTGCCCGGTTTACTCTCGGCATTCCCGATGGCAGCTCGGCACCCGCTACAGTGGCAGGCAAGTTCCCGGCTGCGGATGAGACGAGCCGGGCTACGGCAGCCATGTTCGGGCTTTATGCCAAGGAAGTGAGCTTTTATCGCGATATCGCGCCTCAGCTCGATGTGCGTGTGCCCGATGTGCATTTCTCCGGACTGGCGCAAAATGGTGGCGAGTTCATCCTCCTGTTCGAAGATCTCGGGCCGTGCCGGGGCGGGAACCAGATCATAGGTTGCGACCTCGCCGATGCCCAAGCCGCGATAAGGCAAGGTGCGGCCATCCATGCACCAAGCTGGCACAATCGACAGATACTCGACACTGATTGGCTCGTGACCAGGCCTGAAGTCTCCGCGCAAATCCGGGCGCTGTACCCACAGGCGCAAGCCGTTTGGCGCGATCGCTACGCTGATACACTAGAGCCTGAATACATGCAGCTTTGCGAGGAGGTAGCGGAATACACCGCGAGCGTATTCCGTGACGACCAGCCTGCGCCCATCAGCCTTGTTCATGGCGATTTCCGCCTCGACAACATGCTGTTCGACATCAAGGGCGGGGCGGAGCCCATCGCTGTGCTCGACTGGCAGACGGTGACCATCGGCAATCCCATGACCGACATCGGCTATTTCCTCGGTTGTGGAA encodes:
- a CDS encoding aminoglycoside phosphotransferase family protein, giving the protein MGGYMEAFPSQPEAVSAEWLSDVLGFQVEHVRWEPIGTGQVGDSARFTLGIPDGSSAPATVAGKFPAADETSRATAAMFGLYAKEVSFYRDIAPQLDVRVPDVHFSGLAQNGGEFILLFEDLGPCRGGNQIIGCDLADAQAAIRQGAAIHAPSWHNRQILDTDWLVTRPEVSAQIRALYPQAQAVWRDRYADTLEPEYMQLCEEVAEYTASVFRDDQPAPISLVHGDFRLDNMLFDIKGGAEPIAVLDWQTVTIGNPMTDIGYFLGCGIGHDLRTEHEDRLLDLWLSEMGRRGVQLSRNDIWDDYRRGALHGLTTAVFSAAFVERTERGDANFLSMARGACSLALEHDSLGALKGEST
- the eno gene encoding phosphopyruvate hydratase yields the protein MTAIIDLHAREILDSRGNPTVEVDVLLEDGSFGRAAVPSGASTGAHEAVELRDGNKSRYLGKGVLKAVEAVNSTISDTLLGLDAEDQRDIDGVLIDLDGTDNKAKLGANAILGTSLAIAKAAAAARGMPLWAYVGGVSAHVLPVPMMNIVNGGEHADNPIDIQEFMVMPVGASSIAEAVRWGSEIFHTLKKGLSAKGLSTSVGDEGGFAPDLSSTRDALDFIMQSIEAAGFKPGEEVALALDCASTEFFKGGKYEVSGEGLSLSGGEMAEYLARLCADYPIRSIEDGMAEDDFEGWKALTDLIGDKVQLVGDDLFVTNPARLAMGIEKGLANSLLVKVNQIGTLSETLEAVEMAHRAGYTSVMSHRSGETEDATIADLAVATNCGQIKTGSLARSDRLAKYNQLIRIEEELGASAQYAGAACFGRLAG